From the genome of Haloplanus sp. XH21, one region includes:
- a CDS encoding SHOCT domain-containing protein — translation MPTKTDETRLVTLLLVIIGAFVIFPLFFMGFGMMGFGPMMGGMWGGHMWGGGTMPGWMFVIGIVMQLLFLAALVVGGYLIYRAVTGDASDSDQALEELRLAYARGDLTDEEYEQRRDALERDT, via the coding sequence ATGCCTACAAAAACAGACGAGACGCGACTTGTTACGCTCCTCCTCGTAATCATCGGCGCGTTCGTCATCTTCCCGCTGTTCTTCATGGGATTTGGGATGATGGGGTTCGGTCCGATGATGGGCGGGATGTGGGGTGGTCACATGTGGGGCGGCGGGACGATGCCAGGCTGGATGTTCGTCATCGGTATCGTGATGCAACTGCTGTTCCTCGCTGCCCTCGTTGTTGGTGGGTACCTCATCTATCGCGCGGTCACGGGAGATGCGAGTGACTCAGACCAAGCACTCGAAGAGCTTCGGCTTGCCTACGCTCGCGGGGACTTGACCGACGAGGAATACGAACAGCGACGCGACGCACTCGAACGAGATACCTGA
- a CDS encoding heavy-metal-associated domain-containing protein, whose translation MIDGENSAKERGPYVSCMTTTITVEGVSCGHCEQTVEEALQAVTGVADVTVDKETEQASIDGEAEVTTLVEAVEEQGTLSTPESRDLRIVRTAWR comes from the coding sequence ATGATTGACGGAGAGAACTCTGCTAAAGAGAGGGGGCCGTATGTATCCTGTATGACGACGACCATCACCGTGGAAGGAGTGTCGTGCGGTCACTGTGAGCAAACAGTTGAAGAGGCGCTCCAGGCGGTTACCGGCGTGGCTGACGTGACCGTCGACAAGGAGACCGAACAGGCGAGCATCGATGGTGAGGCGGAGGTCACGACCCTCGTGGAGGCCGTCGAAGAGCAGGGTACACTGTCCACGCCTGAGTCTCGCGATTTGCGGATAGTACGGACCGCTTGGAGATGA